The Oligoflexus sp. DNA window CTGAATCTCTGGAAAGGATCGCTTGGTTCAAAACGTCCACCGATCCGATCAATCAGGAGGACGAGACGTTCAAGATAGCCGCGATGAATAGGCAATTTTCAAAACCTTTCAAGCCCCGGTCAACCCCAGAGGCAAACCAATTTGGAACGAGCAGCCGTGGGCCACGTCCTCACAGGAGATGGTACCGCCCCGATCTTCCAGCACAGCCTTCGCGGTCAGAAGGCTCAGTCCCAGATGCCGCGAGCCCTGCTTGGTGGAATGAAAGGGTTTGAAAAGCCGGGCCCGCTGCTCGTCGGGGATGCCAGGGCCAGTATCGGTAACGGTCAGCATCAGCCACGCCGGGTGACGTTCGATGCGCACCGTCACCTGCTTCTCGACACTGCGTTCGACCGCTTCGCCCGCATTCTGAATGACCGCCACCAGGATCGTGAAGAGTTCATGCCGCCGCCAGGCGAAGCTCATGTTCATGGTCTGATCCACGAATTGGAGCGTGATGCCCTTCAGGCGGAAATTTTCCTGGAAATGAGTCAGGATATAAAGGCAGAGGTTGCGCACGGAGATGGTGCTGATCGTTTCCTGCGAATCAGGCGAGGCCAAAAGCCTCAGATGCTCGACGATGAAACGGATCTTCTGCATGGCCTCTGCGGACGCCCCGGACAGCTGCCTTTCCTCGGGGGGAACGGCGCGTTTTCTGGCCTGCAGAGTCAGGCGATAAAGCTGCGCGTGGATAACGGAGAGCGGATTGTTCACATGATGATTCATTTCCCCCAGCATGCGGCTCAGATCAAAGGTACGGGCGGAACGAAAAAGGCGCGACCGTTCATGCTGGAGCTTCGTATAATCATGCTGCAGGCTCCTGTGATACAGCCAGGAGAAGAGAACCATCGAGAACTGGGCCAGCAGAATGCTGAAAGCCAAAAGCCCGGCGTAGGTGGCGAGATCCATTCCAAAGGGCAGTGTCGCGGCCAAGGCCCGGTTCCGCTGCACCATCACCAGCGTGGCCAGGGCTTGAAACACAGTCAGGGGAATGGCGAGCCGCAATCCCAGGATAAAGCTGGCCATGACCACGTCGGTGCTCATGGACGCGAAATAAATGCTGTGAAGCGATTCGCTGCTGGCGAAGACAAGGCCCATGAAGACCTTCTGCAAAACAAAATGAATCACAGCGGCCGTGCGATAGCGTCCGGTGATTTTGGTCAAAGCGAGCAGGACCAAAACCGTGCTCAGCTGAATCAAAATCTGAACCGCAAAGGGAAAGAGCCGGTGTTCGTCAGGCAGAAGAAAGCTCAGGGCGGTTTGAAATAAAAGATTCAGCCCAAGAACCAGGATGAAGGTTCGGCCTCGGATTTGATCCCTTGAATGGGGGAACTGCGCACGATTGAGGAACCAATCGGCTGCCGTCGTCAAATGCAGCATGCAAGAGTCGCCTCTTTCAGGAACAAGACTCAACAGATACTGTGCCCTAGTTTAAGGCGACCAGGCAAGCAAACAGGTGGAAATACGAACAAGCCAAATCAGCGTGTGCTCAGAGGATTCAGATGAGCCTGCCCCGCTTCCTGTCCGGCCGCGGTTTCGAGGGTTTCATAAGCCGCGCGATCGAAAAAGAGTGTACGCAGGCGGAAGGTAAAACTGAAGCCAGGCCAGATCGTGGTGTTCTTCCCGCTGGGGGTTTGATACCAGCTCACGCAGTGCTCGCGGCTCCAGACTGTATTCTGAAAACGTTTTTGTATCCTTTCATTGAAGGCTTTTTGAATGCCGGCCTTGACCTCCAAGGATTTCCAGCCTTTCTTGCGCGCCGTGCGCAGAGCCCCCAGGATATACTGCACCTGCGATTCGATGATGAACACGATGGAATTATGTCCCAGCCCTGAATTCGGCCCCACGATGATGAACATATTGGGAAAGCCGCTCACCGTCGTGCCCAAATACGCCTGAGCACCATCCTTCCAGACTTCGCTCAGAACAAGCCCTCGACGGCCTTGGATGGGGAATGGCGCCGAGGCCTCGGCCACCTGGAATCCTGTGGCACAGATCACAGCATCCAGTTCGTGTTCCGCGCCATCACGGGTTCTAATACCGCGGGCTGTGACTTCCTCGATGCCGCTGGTGATCAGTTGGGTCTGCGGCTGACTCATGGCCTTGTAAAAATCGTTCGAGAGAAGAATGCGTTTACAGCCCATGATGTAATCGGGAGTCAGTTTCTCACGAAGCTTCGGATCGGGCACTTCGTCTTTCAGAAAGGCCAGGGCCATTTTCTGCCCATAGCGCATGAGCTTCGGCCGCAGGAGCGCGAGAGCCTTCATTTCAAATTGCCAGTAAAGGAGTTTTCGCAGAAGCCAATTGCCCGGACGCGAACGCTGCGGCATCAGCCCATCGGGCTTGGGCAGGATCCACGCCGGCGTTCTTTGAAAGACTTTGACTTCACCGGCCACGCGCACCATTTCCGGCACCACCTGGATGGCACTGGCTCCGGTGCCGATGACCGCCACCCGTTGACCGTGCAAAGGCACATCATGACGCCAGGCCGCGGTATGGAAAAGTGCGCCCTGGAAATTTTTAAGACCGGGAATATTTGGATAGGACGGGCGACTCAAGCCTCCCGAGGCCAGGATCAGAAAGCGGCAGACCAAAGGGCTTTGCCCTTGGATTTGGACCGTCCATAATCCACTTTTTACCTCGTAGCTCGCCGCGCTGACTTCACTATGAAAGCGAATATGCGGGCGGATCTGGTATTTATCCGCGCAGTGTTTCAGATAGGCGAGAATTTCAGCCTGCGGTGAAAACACCCGGCTCCATTTCGGATTGGGTTCGAAAGAAAATGAATACACAGGGGATGGGACATCGCAGGCGGCGCCGGGATAATGATTCTCGCGCCATGTTCCTCCGACTTCGCCGGCTTTCTCCAGCAGCACGAAATCATCGATGCCGGCCTTTTTCAGGCGGATCGCCATGCCAAGTCCGGAAAATCCGGTACCCACGATGACGATCGTCTCCCGGCCAGGATTCATGGAACCTCCACGCGACCGATGACCTTGACGGCCGTCAGCTGCGAGAGCTTCCATTGCCATGTGTCCACCAGTTCCTGATCATTGTGCTGCGAGGGATGAAAATCCCGTCGGAAGTAATCGAGATAGCGGCTGCGCAGGACGGTGAAGAAGCCGTCCTGGCCGAAGCACTCGCGCAGGGCGGAAAGTCCCGCGCGCCAGTTGCTGAGCTGCCCATCATTCTGTAGGAGTTTGCCCTGATAATAAAGGGTCTTGCCTGTCAGCATCATGGTGCACATGATCATCGCCCACACCCGGGTCAGATAGCTGCCGCCGACAGTTCGATAGACATCGAAGGCGACGCTCTTATGCTCGACTTCCTCGATCGCGTGCCAGATGAAAAGGGCCCGCACCTCGGGATGAAGTTTTTCCAGCATATCGGGCCGGCTTAAGAAGGTAGCCGCCATCACCGCCGTAATGTGTTCAAGCGCCACCGTCACAGCAAGGTTGACGATGGGTTTGCGCTTCTCCATGCGCGTATAGTTGCGATTGATGCCATCGGCGATTCTTTGGCAGTAGGATTCCGCCTCCGGAATGCGCGATTGAATCCAAACATTGAAATCATGGTGGCTTTTACTGTGCAGATGCTCCTGACCGGCGAAGGCTTTGATGGCCCGGCGCAGATCGGGATCGGTGACCTGATCCTTGAAGTGGTTCACCGACTTGACGAACATTTCCTCGCCAGGTGGGAAGAGAAAGGACAGGGCATGGACGAGATGCGATGTAAAAGGATTCCCACCGAACCAATGCAGATCCGGCGTCGCCTCATACTGAGGCTGGATCGAACGGATCGTGATAGCAGAACGATAGGCTTTCATGGAGTTCTCGCGTTTAAGACTTCCCATACTATTCTATGCCTCATCCAAACTGTCAACTCGCGTCTTGATTCCTTGCGCCTCTTGCTCTTGCTGATGCTGGCGCGGCTCATTACTCCGTTTTATTGCATGAGCTTGGTGTAAGTATCGGTCATGGTCGCGCGACCTATGCCGGTTACAGTCTGCTCGGCCGTGGCCGCCTGGCCGCGGTTATTCACCATCTGGTGATTGACGGAAATGATCTTGGTGGCGTTGCCGTCCTGCATCATGAAGGACAGGGATGTCGAGAGTATATCATCCGCGTTGTCAGCCGCGCCGGGTTTCAGCATGCTGATCGTGGATATGATCGATTTTTCCGCATTCAAGGCGTTGGAATCCGCCTGCAGTATGCTGGTGTTGGCCACTCGAATAATACCGACGGAGACGTTCAGATCAAACTTGATCTCTGCCCCGCCCATGTTATCACCACCCGCGGCCGGGACCTGAGTCACGACGCTTTGTGTGACGGTGGCGTTACCCGCGGTCAAGGTTCCGGTGGAAAGCTGGGCTCTTTTGCCGAAGACTTCGGCGACAGGTTTGGGAACCTCGATGACGGCGAGCACGATGAATTCACTCGTGCCGTTGTTATCAACGGACTTGATCAAAACCAAGGGAGGATTGGCTCCCCCTTTATAGGGCGCCGCCAGCGCATTGGCAAAAGCCTGCGTCGGCTGACCATTCAAACATAGTACGCCTAATTCCGCCTGAGCTTTCGCCAGAGCAGGAGGATTGGAACAGATGAGCTGCACGCCGGCGAGGCTCGCTTTCGCAATGGCATCAGGCTTCGCTACGGTCCCTGCGTCCTTGGCCGCTTCCTGGGTATCCATCACAGTGGGCGACCCTGCGGCCGCCGTGCCTGGATTGGCAGCACCGGCATTGGCCGTTCCCGTCGCGGGCGCTGTTCCCCCAGCCACATAGCGGCTGGCGTAAGGATTTTTTTCCTCGGCACAGGAAACTCCGAGAAGGCACAGAATGGACGGAAAAAGTTTTCGAGCGATGCGCATAGCTTGCACCTCATAATGTTCGAACTCGTGGACTGCCTGGAAGAAAATGCAAGATCTGAACCCGAAGGCAAGTCATGGGAACATTTTAAGTTTTCGAAATAAAATCCGTGTCAGACCACGGCAGTCCAAACGCGATTTCCCCCGAACGATCTCGCAACCAACCGTAATTACATAGTATTTTGGATTCGTTCAGGCCCTGGGATGTCGCGTTGCGAAGAAAATCCGGGGAATTAGGCTCAAGGCAAGGGAATAACAATGAAAATGTGGGCTTTTCTCTTTAGGCTTGCGCAGAAAAACGGGAGCCTCGGCTCTCACTCTTTGCTTACACCCACTGTCCTGCCCCATCCTCAGGCCCGAAGAAACCTTTGCGGCGCAAAATATCTTCAATCCGCGCACGATGGTTCTTTTCCCAATCGTCCAAAGACTCAGCCGCATCTTTCGCAGCTTTCGCCACAGCTTTCTGCAGGATTTCATCGCAGCGGTCCGCCGGAATCACGACCACGCCCTCTTCATCGGCGACCACCATATCACCGGGAGCCACCTCCACACCCCCGCAGCGCACCCGCACATTCAAACCTTCGATGGAATTCTTCCCGCCCGGAATGGGCCGGATGCCGCGACCAAACACCGGAAATTCCTGGGCCCGCGTTTCGGCGATATCACGCAGGACACCATCGACCACGAAGCCGGTGATGCCATGCTTCTTCGCAACCGCACAGACATTGCCGCCCGCGACCGCGTAATCAAGGTCACCCGCTTCCACGACAATCACCGATCCCGGAGGTGCACGGTAAATGGCAGCATGCAGCATCAGATGATCCCCAGCCATGCAGCGGACAGGATAGGCCGGACCTGCGATCCGCGGCATGTGATGCCAGAGCGGTCGAATGCCGATATCCATCACGTGATCGGTGTCGAGAAATTCCGCCAGAGTCGTGGGCGAGAGCTGAACAAACGAAGACGCATCAGCCATGGGGAGTTCTCCTGATCATGGGTTTCGCAAACTGCGAACACCCTAGCAAAGATCACTCCAACATGCCCTGATAAAATTCGCGCTGGGCCTGCAAAAAACTCAAATAGGGTTGATAGAAGCGCCGATGCCGGTGGGCGAAGCCTTCACGGATTTCAAATTCGCTCAAGGCGCTGGGAATTTCCTGAAGCAGTTCACGGAAGGATTTCTGATGGGACAGAGGATAACTGTAATCCGAGGGCATTGTGCGTACGATATCTTCAGGGCTTTCTCCGCCCGTGAGGGCACTCTGGCAATAGGCCTGAAGCCTGAGGGATTCCTGGATGCGATGCTCCTGATTGCTGATGAGGCTATTCAAAAGGCGAATCTGATTCTCAAAAACGACGCCCGGTTTCAGATACTGGCGAATGGCTGTGTCCTGAGCGTTGCCGCTCGACTTTTCTTTGATCAGGCGTTCCCGAAGATAGGGACCATAGGCGTCGAGAATATGCTGAATAAGAAGGGCCTCGGGCACATCCAACAGCTCCTCTTCAGCCGACAGGGCGCGCAGGAGCCCTTTAAATCCAGCGACCTTCATCCGGAAATACGTCACGCGCCCCTCCCGGCGTGAGCTGAGCCAGCCGAGGTCTTCATAGCGTTTGAGCCAGCGCTGGATCTGGACGAATTGAATGTCGATCGGACGTCCGAGCATGCCCTTATGGATCACGTCCTTGATGAGATCCAGATAGAACATCACATCCTTTTGCCGAAAATCCTGGCGCAAAAGTCCAACCGTTAGAATCGCACACTGAATGATCACCGAAAGAAAAGTTTCCACACTGACTTTGGTGGTTGTTTGGATCATGGTGCAAAGGCCCCTTCCGCGCGTTTATTCGACTCTCTTATGATTCACGAAAATGATGAACTTGGCGAGGTTCATTCCCGCTGGCAGGCTCCAACTGCCACCCGCAGGCTTCGCCTGATCTAAACGGATGCTTTTTCACTTTCTTTTTGCCATAATGGGTGGCCACGCCTCATTCACAGGGGTACCCGGTTCTCAGGTTCAGGAGGATGCCTTTTTTTTATGGAACATTTAGTTTGGGATTTTTCCCCCGAGATCTTCAGCCTCGGCAGTTTCGCGCCTCGTTGGTATGGACTGATGTTCGCCATCGGTTTCATGGTCGGCTACTCGTTCATGCAGAAGATCTTCAAGCGTGAAGGCTACAATGAAGAAGACCTGTCATCGCTGCTCTTTCACGTCATGCTCGGCACCATCATCGGCGCGCGCCTGGGCCACTGCCTCTTCTACGAACCCGAATACTACCTGAGCCACCCCCTGGAAATTCTTTTCATCTGGAAAGGCGGACTGGCCAGTCACGGTGGGACCATTGGCGTCATAATTGCTGTCTGGCTCTATAAACGCAAGCATCCCGACCAAGGCTACGTTTGGCTGGCCGATCGTCTGTCGATCGCCATCGCTTTCACCGCGGCCTGTATTCGCATCGGCAACTTTTTCAATTCCGAGATTCTGGGCAAGCCCAGTGATGTGCCCTGGGCCATCATCTTCAAACGCGCGGGCGAAACCGTGCCACGGCACCCGGCCATGCTTTACGAGTCGGCCAGTTACCTCGTCCTCACCGGCCTGCTTTATTTGCTCTATCAGAAAACGGAAGCCAAAAGACGCGGCCAGATGATCGGCCTGATGTTCTTCTGGATCTTCACCTCGCGCTTTTTCATCGAGTTTTTCAAAGAGAATCAGGTGCCCTTTGAAAATGATCTGCCCTTGAACATGGGCCAGATCCTCAGCATTCCGTTCATCATCCTCGGACTTCTGGCCTTCTCGGGCAAGCTCCTCGAATGGCTGCCCTGGCTTGACGGCACGACCCGGAACCAGGCAAAGAAAAAGGCATGAACGAAGGGAAGGCTCAGGCCTTCCTTTTCCATTTCAGGGCGAGGACGCTGCGTCAGCCTCAGGAGTGCTGCCCGAATTTTCGCTGGTTTGAGTTGCGGAATTCTTGATCCAGTCCTTAATATCGAAACCGAATTGCAAATAGAGAACCACGGCCAATGCGAAGGCCGTTAAAATTAAACGAAACCACATGCTGAGACTCCTCTTTTGCTGCCATTATAAGGCCTGCTCGGGCGGAGCGTAAAGCTCAGGTTACGACCCTTGAAAAGGAGCCTCTTATGATTCGCGGCCAAATCCTTCTGATCGCCGTGTTGATGTCAGGCGCTTTCTGCAAATCCAAGGTGGAGCCCGGACAGGCGCTCCTGCCCTGGGACGAAACGCGGGTCCGAAGCGCCCTTGAATTTTTGGCCGCCGAACCGCACCCCCTGGGATCCGCCCGCCAGGGCCAGCTTGCCGATTGGCTGCAGAAGGAAAGTGAAGCCATAGGTCTGACGGTTACGGTCGATACCTTCACGGCCTCGGTTCCCGATCCGGCCTACCTCGGCAGCAGCGGCGGCAGCGTCATGCAAAAACTCACCTTGGATCTGACAGCGCGCAATGTCTACGCGCAGCTCAAGGTTCCCAATGCGGACTGCGTTGTGCTTCTGGGTTCTCATTACGATAGCAAAAGGCTGGAAACAGGCCCAGGCTTCGGCGCCAATGATTCCGGGTCTTCATCCGCCGCTCTTCTGGAAATCATGCGCCAGATGAAAGAGCAGAGCGACCTCAAGTGTTCAATCATGGCCGTCTGGTTTGATGGCGAGGAAGCCTATCTTCCCGAATGGCGCGATGGCGAGGAGCGGCATCCCGCCAGGCAGCAGGATAACCTTTATGGAAGCCGACATCTGGCGGGTCAACTGCAAAGCTGTGCCTCCGCGCAATGTCTTCCCACACATTTAGGTGGGGAAAAAGTGAAGGCCCTTGTGCTTTTGGATATGATCGGAATGCCGAACGTCAAGCTCACGCTGGATTCCTTATCCGACTC harbors:
- a CDS encoding HAMP domain-containing sensor histidine kinase; translated protein: MLHLTTAADWFLNRAQFPHSRDQIRGRTFILVLGLNLLFQTALSFLLPDEHRLFPFAVQILIQLSTVLVLLALTKITGRYRTAAVIHFVLQKVFMGLVFASSESLHSIYFASMSTDVVMASFILGLRLAIPLTVFQALATLVMVQRNRALAATLPFGMDLATYAGLLAFSILLAQFSMVLFSWLYHRSLQHDYTKLQHERSRLFRSARTFDLSRMLGEMNHHVNNPLSVIHAQLYRLTLQARKRAVPPEERQLSGASAEAMQKIRFIVEHLRLLASPDSQETISTISVRNLCLYILTHFQENFRLKGITLQFVDQTMNMSFAWRRHELFTILVAVIQNAGEAVERSVEKQVTVRIERHPAWLMLTVTDTGPGIPDEQRARLFKPFHSTKQGSRHLGLSLLTAKAVLEDRGGTISCEDVAHGCSFQIGLPLGLTGA
- a CDS encoding NAD(P)/FAD-dependent oxidoreductase, translated to MNPGRETIVIVGTGFSGLGMAIRLKKAGIDDFVLLEKAGEVGGTWRENHYPGAACDVPSPVYSFSFEPNPKWSRVFSPQAEILAYLKHCADKYQIRPHIRFHSEVSAASYEVKSGLWTVQIQGQSPLVCRFLILASGGLSRPSYPNIPGLKNFQGALFHTAAWRHDVPLHGQRVAVIGTGASAIQVVPEMVRVAGEVKVFQRTPAWILPKPDGLMPQRSRPGNWLLRKLLYWQFEMKALALLRPKLMRYGQKMALAFLKDEVPDPKLREKLTPDYIMGCKRILLSNDFYKAMSQPQTQLITSGIEEVTARGIRTRDGAEHELDAVICATGFQVAEASAPFPIQGRRGLVLSEVWKDGAQAYLGTTVSGFPNMFIIVGPNSGLGHNSIVFIIESQVQYILGALRTARKKGWKSLEVKAGIQKAFNERIQKRFQNTVWSREHCVSWYQTPSGKNTTIWPGFSFTFRLRTLFFDRAAYETLETAAGQEAGQAHLNPLSTR
- a CDS encoding metal-dependent hydrolase, encoding MGSLKRENSMKAYRSAITIRSIQPQYEATPDLHWFGGNPFTSHLVHALSFLFPPGEEMFVKSVNHFKDQVTDPDLRRAIKAFAGQEHLHSKSHHDFNVWIQSRIPEAESYCQRIADGINRNYTRMEKRKPIVNLAVTVALEHITAVMAATFLSRPDMLEKLHPEVRALFIWHAIEEVEHKSVAFDVYRTVGGSYLTRVWAMIMCTMMLTGKTLYYQGKLLQNDGQLSNWRAGLSALRECFGQDGFFTVLRSRYLDYFRRDFHPSQHNDQELVDTWQWKLSQLTAVKVIGRVEVP
- a CDS encoding RraA family protein — encoded protein: MADASSFVQLSPTTLAEFLDTDHVMDIGIRPLWHHMPRIAGPAYPVRCMAGDHLMLHAAIYRAPPGSVIVVEAGDLDYAVAGGNVCAVAKKHGITGFVVDGVLRDIAETRAQEFPVFGRGIRPIPGGKNSIEGLNVRVRCGGVEVAPGDMVVADEEGVVVIPADRCDEILQKAVAKAAKDAAESLDDWEKNHRARIEDILRRKGFFGPEDGAGQWV
- the lgt gene encoding prolipoprotein diacylglyceryl transferase — translated: MEHLVWDFSPEIFSLGSFAPRWYGLMFAIGFMVGYSFMQKIFKREGYNEEDLSSLLFHVMLGTIIGARLGHCLFYEPEYYLSHPLEILFIWKGGLASHGGTIGVIIAVWLYKRKHPDQGYVWLADRLSIAIAFTAACIRIGNFFNSEILGKPSDVPWAIIFKRAGETVPRHPAMLYESASYLVLTGLLYLLYQKTEAKRRGQMIGLMFFWIFTSRFFIEFFKENQVPFENDLPLNMGQILSIPFIILGLLAFSGKLLEWLPWLDGTTRNQAKKKA
- a CDS encoding M28 family metallopeptidase, coding for MIRGQILLIAVLMSGAFCKSKVEPGQALLPWDETRVRSALEFLAAEPHPLGSARQGQLADWLQKESEAIGLTVTVDTFTASVPDPAYLGSSGGSVMQKLTLDLTARNVYAQLKVPNADCVVLLGSHYDSKRLETGPGFGANDSGSSSAALLEIMRQMKEQSDLKCSIMAVWFDGEEAYLPEWRDGEERHPARQQDNLYGSRHLAGQLQSCASAQCLPTHLGGEKVKALVLLDMIGMPNVKLTLDSLSDSQLMNMAVALDREMFQGELYGRSYSKSAVDDHVPFMEKGVPAIDLIDFDNLQTWHQPSDRLETLDYKSIEKVSQLAMAMLLKLAQP